Proteins from a single region of Chloroherpeton thalassium ATCC 35110:
- a CDS encoding DUF4412 domain-containing protein — translation MNKSIFYFFAIFLFVSNAAYGQFEGIINIKMTAEEGEHINTIYLSNNNFRSELSFKIPGVGERTAITIRNAKQPNTIYTLNPEAKTYSELKFEAQITEDDSYESDDEDTKIEKLGQEKILGYNCNHIRISGYEGVSEFWLTKDVLDWNTFFKLQGSAEEENPELEKQLEKLGIVGFPMKIIDHETNTTSEVTSIKKESLKASLFEIPSDYKKSESFNDDTMNKMNEMMEGWEEDMPAPADDDSED, via the coding sequence ATGAATAAGTCTATTTTTTATTTTTTTGCAATATTTCTGTTTGTCAGCAATGCTGCTTACGGGCAGTTTGAAGGCATCATTAATATAAAAATGACAGCAGAAGAAGGTGAGCACATCAACACGATTTACCTCTCAAATAACAATTTCCGTTCGGAATTGAGTTTTAAAATTCCAGGTGTTGGCGAGCGCACTGCTATTACGATTCGCAACGCGAAGCAACCCAACACGATCTATACCTTGAACCCGGAAGCGAAAACTTATAGCGAACTTAAATTTGAGGCGCAAATTACTGAAGATGACTCCTATGAAAGCGACGATGAGGACACAAAAATTGAAAAATTAGGTCAAGAAAAGATTTTGGGCTACAACTGCAACCATATTCGCATTTCAGGCTACGAAGGCGTTTCAGAATTTTGGCTGACCAAAGACGTGCTGGATTGGAATACGTTCTTCAAACTGCAAGGCAGCGCGGAAGAAGAAAATCCTGAACTCGAAAAGCAGCTTGAAAAACTTGGCATTGTTGGCTTCCCGATGAAAATCATCGATCATGAAACAAACACAACATCGGAAGTCACTTCCATCAAAAAAGAATCGTTAAAGGCCTCGCTTTTTGAAATTCCTTCTGATTACAAAAAATCAGAAAGTTTCAACGATGACACGATGAACAAAATGAATGAAATGATGGAAGGATGGGAAGAAGATATGCCGGCGCCTGCGGATGACGATAGCGAAGACTAA
- a CDS encoding DUF4412 domain-containing protein: MFRIILTFLVLNFYAAPIFAQFVGEIQMELVSPQGNGQMTFIFGSQAERMDMLITPPQFSAPMKTSMILKHENPDEAYILMDATKSYMVLDLKKAAAVTGGLNVDEEYDVKVIGKEKIRGYQCQHVKITGATTDMDLWLSSEILDFDTFRRLQSQNPKMSNSALADALHKSGADGFPVKMLQQVNGQTVKMELVKAEKKAIPASAFSIPKDYQQMQPQMQMSQEQMEKMKEMMKKLQEQKR, from the coding sequence ATGTTCAGAATAATCCTAACGTTTTTGGTGCTGAATTTCTATGCCGCGCCTATTTTTGCGCAATTCGTTGGTGAGATCCAAATGGAGTTGGTGTCTCCGCAAGGAAACGGGCAAATGACTTTTATTTTTGGCAGTCAGGCCGAGCGAATGGACATGCTGATTACCCCGCCGCAGTTTTCCGCGCCAATGAAAACTTCTATGATTTTAAAGCATGAAAATCCTGATGAGGCCTACATTTTGATGGATGCAACGAAAAGCTACATGGTTTTGGATTTGAAAAAAGCCGCAGCGGTAACCGGTGGCCTGAATGTGGATGAAGAGTACGATGTGAAAGTGATTGGCAAAGAAAAAATCAGAGGCTATCAATGCCAACATGTAAAAATTACAGGTGCGACAACCGATATGGATCTTTGGCTAAGCTCAGAAATTCTTGATTTTGATACTTTTAGGCGATTGCAAAGTCAAAATCCGAAAATGTCAAATTCCGCTTTGGCAGACGCGTTGCATAAATCTGGTGCGGATGGATTTCCAGTTAAAATGCTTCAGCAGGTAAATGGACAAACCGTCAAAATGGAGCTTGTCAAAGCCGAGAAGAAAGCCATTCCCGCTTCTGCTTTTAGCATTCCAAAGGACTATCAGCAGATGCAGCCTCAAATGCAAATGAGCCAGGAGCAAATGGAAAAAATGAAGGAAATGATGAAGAAATTGCAAGAACAAAAACGTTAG
- the prmC gene encoding peptide chain release factor N(5)-glutamine methyltransferase: MSQSQNWTVLSLLKASSDFFAQKNIDDARLNAELLLAHTLNLKRMDLYLKFDMPVTEQERQTFRELCKRRLEGEPVQYIIGNQDFFGLTLDVDSRVLIPRPETELLVEEALNSLSQLDFGDEKIKILDIGTGSGCIALAFASQLSNAEILAVDVSSEALALAKQNSEKNKLKSEVRFLNIDMLSAHFYDEVPGSYHLIISNPPYIPIAERDSLQVEVRNFEPAIALFVQQGFEFYEKIAQEAARLLKPNGLLCFELHADGATKVNIILKKNGFEQIRFVQDYAGFSRIAIASNS; this comes from the coding sequence ATGTCTCAATCGCAAAACTGGACGGTTCTTTCGCTCTTAAAAGCAAGCAGCGATTTTTTTGCACAAAAAAATATCGACGACGCGCGACTCAATGCCGAATTGCTCTTGGCGCATACGCTGAACCTGAAACGAATGGACTTGTATTTGAAATTCGACATGCCCGTCACGGAACAGGAGCGCCAAACCTTTCGCGAACTTTGCAAACGGCGACTCGAAGGCGAGCCCGTTCAATACATCATTGGCAATCAAGATTTTTTTGGACTGACGCTCGACGTGGATTCGCGCGTTCTGATTCCACGCCCCGAAACGGAACTGCTCGTTGAAGAGGCGCTCAACAGCCTTTCGCAGTTGGATTTCGGGGACGAGAAAATCAAGATTTTGGACATCGGCACGGGAAGCGGGTGCATTGCGCTGGCGTTTGCCTCGCAGCTCTCGAACGCGGAAATTCTTGCCGTTGATGTTTCTTCGGAGGCGCTTGCGCTGGCAAAACAAAATTCAGAAAAAAATAAACTTAAGTCTGAAGTCCGTTTTTTGAACATAGATATGCTTTCAGCGCATTTTTACGATGAGGTTCCAGGAAGCTATCATTTGATTATCTCCAATCCTCCTTATATTCCAATAGCAGAGCGCGATTCACTTCAAGTGGAGGTGAGAAATTTTGAACCGGCAATTGCACTATTTGTTCAGCAAGGATTCGAGTTTTACGAAAAAATCGCTCAAGAGGCTGCCAGGTTGCTCAAGCCAAACGGCCTTTTGTGCTTTGAACTCCACGCGGATGGCGCCACAAAAGTGAATATCATTTTAAAAAAAAATGGTTTTGAACAGATCCGTTTTGTTCAAGATTATGCTGGTTTTTCGAGAATTGCAATTGCCAGTAATTCTTAA
- a CDS encoding 3-hydroxyacyl-CoA dehydrogenase family protein: MNSKIIGIVGAKSSGVNMAITVAKANHSVLIYDPNPVLLQQVTSRVRKVMEKWQQRNLLTPKEANLLVERICPVSTIKSLSSADAIFETGSESLEKKKELFKSLDEFSPESIILVSTSAFISVTTLASVCFFKKRVIGMQIHHQSSMASLIELSQGMDTSREVLKQSIELGRSLAKEVVICYDMPGLIVHRVSRNFFGEALRIFEEGTASMLEIDAFMRQAGGFHLGPFELLDCLGIDKTYISDLELYNAFFQEPRFRPTHLMKTLFESGYYGKKSGRGFYDYSINEAAPRMAIQQSEQEAARKFFQNHYISLFMVKQAVFARIIAMLVNEALFCVQENVSSEGDVDLAMKYGMSFPKGPIEWGREIGFDKIASVLNALYNEFRDDRYRPAPLLKIYQ; this comes from the coding sequence ATGAACAGCAAAATTATTGGAATTGTCGGCGCAAAAAGTAGTGGCGTCAATATGGCCATTACAGTCGCAAAGGCAAACCACAGCGTGCTAATTTACGACCCGAACCCTGTTCTTTTGCAGCAAGTGACTTCAAGAGTGCGGAAAGTGATGGAAAAATGGCAGCAGAGAAACCTGCTCACGCCAAAGGAAGCCAATTTGTTAGTTGAACGGATTTGTCCGGTTTCGACTATCAAAAGCTTGTCTTCTGCGGATGCCATTTTTGAGACGGGCTCCGAAAGCTTGGAGAAGAAAAAAGAGCTCTTCAAATCACTCGATGAATTTTCTCCCGAGTCGATCATTTTGGTATCAACCAGCGCCTTCATTTCTGTCACAACACTGGCCTCTGTCTGCTTTTTCAAGAAAAGAGTGATTGGCATGCAAATTCATCATCAATCTTCGATGGCCTCGTTAATTGAGCTATCGCAAGGCATGGACACTTCGCGCGAGGTGCTGAAACAGTCTATCGAGCTTGGCCGATCACTGGCAAAAGAAGTGGTAATCTGCTACGACATGCCCGGACTCATTGTCCATCGGGTTTCTCGAAACTTTTTTGGAGAAGCGTTGCGAATCTTTGAAGAAGGCACGGCCTCGATGCTCGAAATTGATGCGTTTATGCGGCAAGCCGGCGGCTTTCATCTTGGACCTTTTGAACTGCTCGACTGCCTCGGCATAGACAAAACCTACATCAGCGATTTGGAGCTCTATAACGCATTTTTTCAAGAACCGCGTTTTCGTCCCACCCATTTGATGAAAACACTTTTTGAATCCGGCTATTACGGAAAAAAGTCGGGCAGAGGCTTTTATGATTACTCGATTAATGAGGCTGCGCCCAGAATGGCCATTCAACAAAGTGAACAAGAAGCGGCCAGAAAATTTTTTCAAAACCACTACATCAGCTTGTTTATGGTTAAGCAAGCGGTTTTTGCAAGAATCATCGCGATGCTCGTGAATGAGGCGCTTTTTTGCGTCCAGGAAAATGTGTCTTCCGAAGGCGACGTCGACCTTGCAATGAAGTATGGCATGAGCTTCCCAAAAGGGCCAATTGAATGGGGGCGCGAAATCGGCTTTGATAAAATCGCTTCGGTCTTAAATGCGCTCTACAATGAATTTCGCGACGATCGCTATCGGCCTGCGCCACTTTTAAAAATTTATCAATAA